The Schistocerca americana isolate TAMUIC-IGC-003095 chromosome 5, iqSchAmer2.1, whole genome shotgun sequence genome includes a window with the following:
- the LOC124615561 gene encoding uncharacterized protein LOC124615561 isoform X2 — protein sequence MVVDEKCSKFFSKAVYQSVSHEQLHAVRIASGSKNGLVDVLTGIYKGVSAVASLASLAWAVAAYTKAMRRARPDKRSLSAVGFLLQAVWRGSMITARITALVLFAVGFKAWLFLLLGVHWIGMTAWIMFQHTDFCQSPWEEKIYNCVVGVIYCFCFFNLKEGRSRKRMLVFYVIVILQNVSCLGMFIGFTGMTRFNLVIFGTTAVVGGTILGIMSMLLYYGFFHPAGHIKFHSEAVNHDARETQMSTMKSENTATIRSLKHCWDLYKEQPTGRINNMPSNGGSPLSDDATTDKNLLLNNWAPCQTATPTEFLNLGLEIADEIEIVKKASEEPRTLISTTKYDVLKRKRRGICSPEELGIDTEHPLEDMSSLEDIAATNDSNLLQRPSFSAIHEIGIDPSLADGKNTVILDEMTRQKRRAICSPIDFDVFNSAHDMQNNKEDNVLSMSVADASTESGGEVLCEQFSGTVTEKKCDTEPCNVNHQDVPPGGSEDAPSEILSVPSEVLSAHDYENICAVNIAREAWGLRSWRGYSDIETWLHDDSVVRDRRRDTLTSTVTTITSASSDNSTTSGEPLAVTISPPPIPCRRPNVGIRVQRSRQDDYLDTLVDDLAECERNHNLPDFVSEQDEFNVFIARPYVIDQNGAFHPVTTLDTIMEEHEESSTEAGDSIKLRRRHDSASTLVATIDEIRRGSSLCNLYNSTWDSRSCSSASTLSGSPQKSPSKNKFPFDSVYSTSLPSLPSSSLSTNPYSPVTRDSHLISKLHDSLNDDCRVSSKMVPSTMSHGPEIVLDAVSYLSSPDSVAEHSAQQQASCAEAKKTGKSNRIRRKFSLLREKFEHKEADHDISQQLDTFTSADVKNCTKPISDFCATVKNDIVLDISAEKIEEPSDKENVIPAVTSRIKQWNSILKGQNTDQRLHLEVPSVRGETERETSKPVKVSYLNLKERRSVFLKQVLSPPRFQSKPKRTSLSAAWKGVYVS from the exons ATGGTGGTGGATGAAAAATGCTCTAAATTTTTTTCAAAGGCTGTTTACCAGTCTGTCAGTCATGAACAGTTGCATGCAGTGAGGATTGCTTCTGGTAGCAAAAATGGACTTGTGGATGTGCTTACTGGGATCTACAAAG GTGTGTCAGCTGTTGCATCACTTGCATCTCTAGCTTGGGCAGTTGCAGCGTATACCAAAGCTATGAGACGTGCTCGTCCCGATAAACGTTCATTGTCTGCAGTAGGCTTCCTGCTGCAGGCAGTTTGGCGAGGAAGCATGATAACAGCCCGAATAACAGCATTGGTACTGTTTGCTGTTGGTTTTAAAGCATGGCTGTTTTTATTGCTTG GTGTGCACTGGATAGGAATGACAGCTTGGATAATGTTCCAACATACTGACTTCTGTCAGTCACCATGGGAAGAAAAGATATATAATTGTGTAGTGGGTGTGATATATTGCTTTTGTTTTTTCAATCTCAAAGAGGGTCGCTCAAGAAAGCGTATGCTTGTATTTTACGTCATTGTTATCCTTCAGAATGTCAGCTGTCTGGGAATGTTCATCGGTTTCACAGGAATGACAAGGTTCAACCTTGTAATCTTTGGCACCACTGCTGTTGTTGGTGGGACAATATTAG GTATCATGAGCATGCTGCTTTATTATGGCTTTTTCCATCCTGCTGGACATATTAAATTTCATTCTGAAGCAGTAAATCATGATGCACGTGAAACACAAATGTCCACCATGAAGTCAGAAAACACAGCAACAATTCGCTCATTAAAGCACTGTTGGGACTTATATAAAGAACAACCAACTGGAAG GATCAACAATATGCCATCAAATGGTGGCTCTCCGCTTTCTGATGATGCCACAACAGACAAAAATCTTCTGTTAAACAACTGGGCACCATGTCAAACAGCAACACCAACAGAATTCTTAAATCTGGGGCTGGAAATTGCAGATGAAATAGAAATTGTAAAAAAGGCAAGTGAGGAGCCCAGAACACTAATTTCAACTACAAAATATGATGTCTTAAAACGGAAAAGACGTGGTATTTGTTCACCAGAGGAATTAGGAATAGATACTGAACATCCTTTGGAAGATATGAGCAGTCTGGAGGATATTGCTGCAACTAATGATTCAAATCTGCTCCAGAGGCCCtcattttcagctattcatgaaattgGAATAGACCCCTCATTGGCTGATGGGAAAAATACAGTGATATTAGATGAAATGACAAGACAGAAACGCCGTGCTATCTGTTCTCCCATTGACTTCGATGTTTTCAATAGTGCACATGATATGCAAAATAACAAGGAGGATAATGTTTTATCGATGTCAGTTGCTGATGCATCTACAGAAAGTGGTGGTGAAGTTCTTTGTGAACAATTTTCAGGTACAGTAACAGAAAAGAAGTGTGATACTGAACCTTGTAATGTAAATCACCAAGATGTGCCTCCAGGTGGAAGTGAAGATGCACCAAGTGAAATACTTTCAGTACCAAGTGAGGTGCTCTCAGCTCATGACTACGAGAATATCTGTGCTGTAAACATTGCAAGAGAAGCTTGGGGTTTACGTTCTTGGCGTGGTTATTCCGACATAGAGACCTGGTTGCATGATGACAGTGTAGTGAGAGACAGAAGACGAGATACTCTCACCAGCACAGTAACCACAATTACTTCGGCATCTTCAGACAATTCGACGACAAGTGGGGAACCATTAGCTGTCACTATTTCTCCACCTCCAATTCCCTGCAGGCGACCTAATGTGGGAATTAGAGTACAACGTTCAAGACAAGATGATTATCTTGATACATTGGTTGATGACTTGGCAGAATGTGAAAGAAATCATAACTTACCAGATTTTGTTTCTGAGCAAGAtgagttcaatgtattcattgctcGTCCTTATGTTATCGATCAGAATGGAGCTTTCCATCCTGTTACAACACTGGACACTATCATGGAAGAACATGAAGAGTCAAGCACCGAAGCAGGTGACTCTATTAAACTCCGCAGGAGGCATGATTCAGCCAGCACCCTGGTTGCTACTATAGATGAGATTCGGCGTGGCAGTTCTCTTTGTAACTTATACAACTCAACATGGGACAGCAGAAGCTGTAGTTCTGCAAGCACATTGAGTGGTAGCCCACAAAAATCTCCCAGCAAGAACAAATTTCCTTttgattctgtttacagcacctcTTTGCCATCACTTCCCAGTTCTTCCTTGAGTACAAATCCATATTCTCCAGTCACTCGTGACTCTCACTTGATTTCAAAGTTGCACGATTCATTAAATGATGATTGCAGAGTATCTTCAAAGATGGTTCCCAGTACCATGTCCCACGGACCAGAAATCGTTTTGGATGCAGTGTCATATTTATCATCTCCTGATTCAGTTGCAGAACATTCAGCTCAGCAGCAAGCTTCCTGTGCAGAGGCAAAGAAGACTGGAAAATCAAATAGAATTAGAAGAAAATTTTCTTTACTGAGAGAAAAATTTGAACATAAAGAAGCCGATCATGATATAAGTCAGCAGTTAGACACTTTCACTTCAGCAGATGTCAAAAATTGTACAAAACCAATTTCAGATTTCTGTGCGACTGTGAAAAATGATATTGTGCTTGACATATCAGCTGAAAAGATTGAAGAACCATCAGATAAGGAAAACGTAATTCCAGCAGTCACATCTCGTATTAAACAGTGGAACAGTATTTTGAAAGGTCAGAATACAGATCAGAGACTACACTTAGAAGTGCCTAGTGTACGTGGTGAAACGGAAAGGGAAACTAGTAAACCAGTGAAGGTAAGCTACTTAAATTTGAAAGAGAGGAGGAGTGTTTTCTTAAAACAAGTCTTGTCTCCACCTAGATTTCAAAGTAAACCCAAGAGGACTTCTTTGTCAGCAGCATGGAAGGGTGTTTATGTGTCATAA
- the LOC124615561 gene encoding uncharacterized protein LOC124615561 isoform X1 translates to MAAVKLKSNENSCTKSFTEHKNENIPEELTFRLYDAFLIVLSMGTFLVDLSTDAVLVVEYFENGHFYWAISTLLLVVFPAAMVQVFSMRWHIMDESAGLLHWVAHVFLLGLVHRYVVALKTGFEARTSGDPLDFQRLYHQQNDICMLRLFESFMESAPQLVLQLYIMISLEDWRSWTGVSAVASLASLAWAVAAYTKAMRRARPDKRSLSAVGFLLQAVWRGSMITARITALVLFAVGFKAWLFLLLGVHWIGMTAWIMFQHTDFCQSPWEEKIYNCVVGVIYCFCFFNLKEGRSRKRMLVFYVIVILQNVSCLGMFIGFTGMTRFNLVIFGTTAVVGGTILGIMSMLLYYGFFHPAGHIKFHSEAVNHDARETQMSTMKSENTATIRSLKHCWDLYKEQPTGRINNMPSNGGSPLSDDATTDKNLLLNNWAPCQTATPTEFLNLGLEIADEIEIVKKASEEPRTLISTTKYDVLKRKRRGICSPEELGIDTEHPLEDMSSLEDIAATNDSNLLQRPSFSAIHEIGIDPSLADGKNTVILDEMTRQKRRAICSPIDFDVFNSAHDMQNNKEDNVLSMSVADASTESGGEVLCEQFSGTVTEKKCDTEPCNVNHQDVPPGGSEDAPSEILSVPSEVLSAHDYENICAVNIAREAWGLRSWRGYSDIETWLHDDSVVRDRRRDTLTSTVTTITSASSDNSTTSGEPLAVTISPPPIPCRRPNVGIRVQRSRQDDYLDTLVDDLAECERNHNLPDFVSEQDEFNVFIARPYVIDQNGAFHPVTTLDTIMEEHEESSTEAGDSIKLRRRHDSASTLVATIDEIRRGSSLCNLYNSTWDSRSCSSASTLSGSPQKSPSKNKFPFDSVYSTSLPSLPSSSLSTNPYSPVTRDSHLISKLHDSLNDDCRVSSKMVPSTMSHGPEIVLDAVSYLSSPDSVAEHSAQQQASCAEAKKTGKSNRIRRKFSLLREKFEHKEADHDISQQLDTFTSADVKNCTKPISDFCATVKNDIVLDISAEKIEEPSDKENVIPAVTSRIKQWNSILKGQNTDQRLHLEVPSVRGETERETSKPVKVSYLNLKERRSVFLKQVLSPPRFQSKPKRTSLSAAWKGVYVS, encoded by the exons ATGGCAGCGGTGAAGTTGAAATCGAACGAAAATTCTTGTACGAAGTCGTTCACTGAACATAAGAATGAAAATATACCAGAAGAATTGACTTTTAGATTATATGATGCGTTTCTTATTGTATTATCAATGGGAACATTTTTGGTGGATTTGAGTACTG ATGCAGTCTTGGTTGTCGAATATTTTGAAAATGGACACTTTTATTGGGCTATTAGTACTTTGTTACTAGTTGTTTTCCCAGCTGCTATGGTACAAGTGTTTAGTATGCGGTGGCATATTATGGATGAATCGGCAGGGCTATTGCACTGGGTGGCTCACGTTTTCCTTTTAGGCTTGGTTCACAG GTATGTTGTTGCATTGAAGACCGGCTTTGAAGCACGTACATCAGGCGACCCTCTCGACTTCCAGCGGCTCTATCATCAGCAAAATGACATTTGTATGTTACGTTTATTTGAATCTTTTATGGAATCTGCACCACAGTTGGTTCTTCAGTTGTACATCATGATATCTTTAGAAGATTGGCGCAGTTGGACAG GTGTGTCAGCTGTTGCATCACTTGCATCTCTAGCTTGGGCAGTTGCAGCGTATACCAAAGCTATGAGACGTGCTCGTCCCGATAAACGTTCATTGTCTGCAGTAGGCTTCCTGCTGCAGGCAGTTTGGCGAGGAAGCATGATAACAGCCCGAATAACAGCATTGGTACTGTTTGCTGTTGGTTTTAAAGCATGGCTGTTTTTATTGCTTG GTGTGCACTGGATAGGAATGACAGCTTGGATAATGTTCCAACATACTGACTTCTGTCAGTCACCATGGGAAGAAAAGATATATAATTGTGTAGTGGGTGTGATATATTGCTTTTGTTTTTTCAATCTCAAAGAGGGTCGCTCAAGAAAGCGTATGCTTGTATTTTACGTCATTGTTATCCTTCAGAATGTCAGCTGTCTGGGAATGTTCATCGGTTTCACAGGAATGACAAGGTTCAACCTTGTAATCTTTGGCACCACTGCTGTTGTTGGTGGGACAATATTAG GTATCATGAGCATGCTGCTTTATTATGGCTTTTTCCATCCTGCTGGACATATTAAATTTCATTCTGAAGCAGTAAATCATGATGCACGTGAAACACAAATGTCCACCATGAAGTCAGAAAACACAGCAACAATTCGCTCATTAAAGCACTGTTGGGACTTATATAAAGAACAACCAACTGGAAG GATCAACAATATGCCATCAAATGGTGGCTCTCCGCTTTCTGATGATGCCACAACAGACAAAAATCTTCTGTTAAACAACTGGGCACCATGTCAAACAGCAACACCAACAGAATTCTTAAATCTGGGGCTGGAAATTGCAGATGAAATAGAAATTGTAAAAAAGGCAAGTGAGGAGCCCAGAACACTAATTTCAACTACAAAATATGATGTCTTAAAACGGAAAAGACGTGGTATTTGTTCACCAGAGGAATTAGGAATAGATACTGAACATCCTTTGGAAGATATGAGCAGTCTGGAGGATATTGCTGCAACTAATGATTCAAATCTGCTCCAGAGGCCCtcattttcagctattcatgaaattgGAATAGACCCCTCATTGGCTGATGGGAAAAATACAGTGATATTAGATGAAATGACAAGACAGAAACGCCGTGCTATCTGTTCTCCCATTGACTTCGATGTTTTCAATAGTGCACATGATATGCAAAATAACAAGGAGGATAATGTTTTATCGATGTCAGTTGCTGATGCATCTACAGAAAGTGGTGGTGAAGTTCTTTGTGAACAATTTTCAGGTACAGTAACAGAAAAGAAGTGTGATACTGAACCTTGTAATGTAAATCACCAAGATGTGCCTCCAGGTGGAAGTGAAGATGCACCAAGTGAAATACTTTCAGTACCAAGTGAGGTGCTCTCAGCTCATGACTACGAGAATATCTGTGCTGTAAACATTGCAAGAGAAGCTTGGGGTTTACGTTCTTGGCGTGGTTATTCCGACATAGAGACCTGGTTGCATGATGACAGTGTAGTGAGAGACAGAAGACGAGATACTCTCACCAGCACAGTAACCACAATTACTTCGGCATCTTCAGACAATTCGACGACAAGTGGGGAACCATTAGCTGTCACTATTTCTCCACCTCCAATTCCCTGCAGGCGACCTAATGTGGGAATTAGAGTACAACGTTCAAGACAAGATGATTATCTTGATACATTGGTTGATGACTTGGCAGAATGTGAAAGAAATCATAACTTACCAGATTTTGTTTCTGAGCAAGAtgagttcaatgtattcattgctcGTCCTTATGTTATCGATCAGAATGGAGCTTTCCATCCTGTTACAACACTGGACACTATCATGGAAGAACATGAAGAGTCAAGCACCGAAGCAGGTGACTCTATTAAACTCCGCAGGAGGCATGATTCAGCCAGCACCCTGGTTGCTACTATAGATGAGATTCGGCGTGGCAGTTCTCTTTGTAACTTATACAACTCAACATGGGACAGCAGAAGCTGTAGTTCTGCAAGCACATTGAGTGGTAGCCCACAAAAATCTCCCAGCAAGAACAAATTTCCTTttgattctgtttacagcacctcTTTGCCATCACTTCCCAGTTCTTCCTTGAGTACAAATCCATATTCTCCAGTCACTCGTGACTCTCACTTGATTTCAAAGTTGCACGATTCATTAAATGATGATTGCAGAGTATCTTCAAAGATGGTTCCCAGTACCATGTCCCACGGACCAGAAATCGTTTTGGATGCAGTGTCATATTTATCATCTCCTGATTCAGTTGCAGAACATTCAGCTCAGCAGCAAGCTTCCTGTGCAGAGGCAAAGAAGACTGGAAAATCAAATAGAATTAGAAGAAAATTTTCTTTACTGAGAGAAAAATTTGAACATAAAGAAGCCGATCATGATATAAGTCAGCAGTTAGACACTTTCACTTCAGCAGATGTCAAAAATTGTACAAAACCAATTTCAGATTTCTGTGCGACTGTGAAAAATGATATTGTGCTTGACATATCAGCTGAAAAGATTGAAGAACCATCAGATAAGGAAAACGTAATTCCAGCAGTCACATCTCGTATTAAACAGTGGAACAGTATTTTGAAAGGTCAGAATACAGATCAGAGACTACACTTAGAAGTGCCTAGTGTACGTGGTGAAACGGAAAGGGAAACTAGTAAACCAGTGAAGGTAAGCTACTTAAATTTGAAAGAGAGGAGGAGTGTTTTCTTAAAACAAGTCTTGTCTCCACCTAGATTTCAAAGTAAACCCAAGAGGACTTCTTTGTCAGCAGCATGGAAGGGTGTTTATGTGTCATAA